Proteins from one Puntigrus tetrazona isolate hp1 chromosome 10, ASM1883169v1, whole genome shotgun sequence genomic window:
- the apba1b gene encoding amyloid-beta A4 precursor protein-binding family A member 1 isoform X1, with protein MSHREEPEEAGLRGPPPHRSKQANGTPLEGGRPRWRPCQLHNPDAEGQGHHHHHHQHYHHQANQHPSGSSRAAPRHRRRHVPGQAQRRRAESGDTEARAGQQPKAGASRHHRSGERLHQHRYRQQHKAEEEEVVKTPPKKQAPEPLSPEDSSQELLTPSPQDEPITDSLDGNSPDVSHSSDTQVDRDLESSREQLEDIVQSEESTLGEEELTKEEYFKETPEQDYAPPKTASKSRPESKRTSPLRVDVPPFVTSPHHMINKPFFQSPRSFPETLRSYNSDPNSYPPLFNVGYSHTNKDKGFESPMSHQEDLSDSSPEACSDSYPQLSPEETQRESYLTDPHPALEGPQVFESVTTDECDPQEDIGLLRSVGSRLHHYDEQSGDEAESSGRVRAQVRKTSSSTSLSQEAPPREEAPETAQLSPEAVERPDTSSAPAQDQITEYCRDAGDAVSLAIKDIKEAIEEVKTKTVRSPYTPDKITEPVWVMRQDLSPVEESHPQPQPQSACQLSLTSPQYAAPIQDAELPSGAESSGGHLQDQDVDVSPSMPCEETRKNLASFPTYVDVPGPCDPEDLIDGIIFAANYLGSTQLLSERTPTKSARMQQAQEAMSRVRTAQTQAKIRNKYQQGSESGPPASTEVDLFISTQRIKVLSAYTQDTMMDHPLRTISYIADIGNMVVLMARRKMIRSQSAQENLDSAETQHTNPARDDHRQYRMICHVFESEDAQLIAQSIGQAFSVAYQEFLRANGIDPEDLSQREYSDLLNTQDMYNDDLIHFSKSENCRDVYIEKQKGEILGVVIVESGWGSILPTVIIASLMHGGPAAKSGRLNIGDQIMTVNGTSLVGLPLSTCQSIIKGLKAQSRIKMNIVRCPPVTMVLIRRPDLRYQLGFSVQNGIICSLMRGGIAERGGVRVGHRIIEINGQSVVATPHEKIVHILSNAVGEIHMKTMPAAMYRLLTAQEQPVYI; from the exons ATGAGCCATAGGGAGGAGCCAGAGGAGGCGGGTCTCAGAGGTCCTCCCCCTCATCGCAGCAAGCAGGCCAATGGGACGCCTCTAGAAGGCGGTCGACCCAGATGGAGGCCATGCCAGCTTCACAATCCGGATGCAGAAGGCCAAGgccaccaccatcatcaccaccaACACTATCACCATCAAGCCAACCAGCACCCGTCTGGATCGAGCCGGGCTGCACCGCGTCACCGTAGGCGGCACGTTCCCGGGCAAGCACAACGCAGGCGGGCTGAGAGCGGAGATACAGAAGCTAGAGCTGGCCAACAGCCCAAAGCGGGGGCGTCAAGACACCACCGAAGCGGAGAGAGACTCCATCAGCACAGATATAGACAGCAGCacaaagcagaagaagaagaggtgGTCAAAACTCCTCCGAAAAAACAAGCTCCAGAGCCGTTATCTCCTGAAGATTCCTCGCAAGAACTGCTGACTCCTTCTCCTCAGGATGAACCAATCACTGATAGTCTGGATGGAAACAGTCCAGATGTGTCCCATTCATCTGATACACAAGTCGATCGCGATCTAGAGTCTTCAAGGGAACAGCTGGAGGACATAGTTCAAAGTGAAGAATCAACATTGGGCGAAGAGGAACTGACCAAagaagaatattttaaagaaactcCTGAGCAGGACTATGCTCCTCCTAAGACTGCTTCAAAAAGTCGTCCTGAAAGTAAAAGAACCAGTCCGCTAAGAGTAGACGTTCCTCCATTCGTCACATCTCCTCACCATATGATAAACAAACCTTTTTTCCAGTCTCCACGAAGCTTCCCTGAGACTCTTCGAAGCTACAATTCAGATCCGAACTCATACCCTCCTCTTTTTAACGTGGGTTATTCTCACACAAACAAGGATAAAGGGTTTGAGAGTCCCATGTCCCATCAAGAAGATCTCTCAGACTCCAGTCCCGAAGCCTGCTCTGATTCCTACCCGCAGCTGAGCCCTGAAGAGACTCAGAGAGAATCATACCTAACAGATCCTCATCCAGCCCTCGAGGGACCTCAAGTGTTCGAGAGCGTGACCACGGATGAGTGCGACCCTCAGGAAGACATCGGTCTGCTTCGTTCCGTGGGCTCCAGGCTGCACCACTACGACGAACAGTCAGGAGATGAAGCCGAAAGCTCAGGGAGAGTCAGGGCCCAGGTCAGGAAGACGTCAAGCTCGACTAGCCTTTCCCAAGAAGCTCCTCCACGAGAGGAGGCTCCGGAAACTGCTCAGCTTTCACCTGAAGCCGTGGAAAGACCTGACACGTCGTCCGCTCCGGCCCAGGATCAGATAACAGAGTACTGCAGAGACGCAGGGGACGCTGTCTCGCTGGCTATTAAGGATATTAAGGAAGCTATCGAGGAGGTGAAGACCAAGACGGTGCGCTCGCCCTACACGCCTGATAAGATCACAGAGCCCGTGTGGGTGATGAGGCAGGATCTGAGCCCGGTTGAGGAGAGCCATCCTCAGCCACAGCCTCAGTCTGCATGTCAGCTCTCGCTAACTTCTCCACAGTATGCG GCTCCGATTCAAGACGCTGAACTTCCTTCGGGAGCAGAATCCTCTGGAGGTCATCTTCAGGACCAGGATGTAGATGTCAGTCCCAGCATGCCATGTGAAGAG ACTAGGAAGAATTTGGCCTCTTTCCCTACATATGTTGATG TTCCCGGGCCGTGTGACCCCGAGGACCTGATAGACGGCATCATCTTTGCCGCGAACTACCTGGGATCCACGCAGCTGCTGTCGGAGAGGACGCCCACGAAGAGCGCCCGCATGCAGCAGGCCCAGGAGGCCATGAGCCGCGTCCGG ACAGCCCAGACACAGGCCAAAATCAGAAATAAG TATCAGCAGGGCAGTGAGAGCGGGCCGCCGGCCAGCACAGAAGTGGACCTCTTTATATCGACACAGAGGATCAAAGTGCTCAGCGCTTACACGCAG GACACCATGATGGACCATCCGCTGAGGACCATCTCGTACATCGCTGACATCGGGAACATGGTTGTGCTGATGGCTCGCAGGAAGATGATCCGCTCTCAGAGCGCTCAGGAGAACTTAGACTCGGCGGAGACGCAGCACACGAACCCAGCGCGGGACGACCACCGCCAGTACAGGATGATCTGTCACGTGTTCGAGTCTGAAGAC GCTCAGCTGATTGCTCAGTCCATCGGTCAGGCCTTCAGCGTGGCGTATCAGGAGTTCCTGAGAGCCAATGGCATTGATCCAGAGGACCTGAGCCAGAGAGAGTACAGCGACCTGCTCAACACTCAGGACATGTACAACGACGACCTCATTCACTTCTCCAAGTCTGAAAACTGCAGAGAT gTCTACATCGAAAAGCAGAAGGGCGAGATCCTTGGCGTGGTGATCGTGGAGTCCGGCTGGGGCTCCATCCTCCCCACGGTCATCATCGCCAGCCTGATGCACGGCGGACCCGCGGCCAAGTCCGGAAGACTGAACATCGGCGATCAGATCATGACGGTCAACGGCACCAGTCTGGTCGGCCTGCCGCTCTCCACCTGCCAGAGCATCATTAAA GGGCTCAAGGCTCAATCCAGGATCAAGATGAACATCGTCAGGTGTCCTCCCGTGACCATGGTGCTCATACGCAGACCAGACCTGCGCTACCAGCTGGGTTTCAGCGTGCAGAACGGCATT ATCTGCAGTCTGATGCGAGGAGGCATCGCTGAGCGAGGAGGCGTCCGCGTCGGCCATCGAATCATCGAGATCAACGGTCAGAGCGTAGTGGCCACTCCCCACGAGAAGATCGTCCACATCCTGTCAAACGCTGTGGGAGAG atCCACATGAAGACCATGCCTGCAGCCATGTACCGCCTCCTCACGGCCCAGGAACAACCCGTCTACATCTGA
- the apba1b gene encoding amyloid-beta A4 precursor protein-binding family A member 1 isoform X2, with amino-acid sequence MSHREEPEEAGLRGPPPHRSKQANGTPLEGGRPRWRPCQLHNPDAEGQGHHHHHHQHYHHQANQHPSGSSRAAPRHRRRHVPGQAQRRRAESGDTEARAGQQPKAGASRHHRSGERLHQHRYRQQHKAEEEEVVKTPPKKQAPEPLSPEDSSQELLTPSPQDEPITDSLDGNSPDVSHSSDTQVDRDLESSREQLEDIVQSEESTLGEEELTKEEYFKETPEQDYAPPKTASKSRPESKRTSPLRVDVPPFVTSPHHMINKPFFQSPRSFPETLRSYNSDPNSYPPLFNVGYSHTNKDKGFESPMSHQEDLSDSSPEACSDSYPQLSPEETQRESYLTDPHPALEGPQVFESVTTDECDPQEDIGLLRSVGSRLHHYDEQSGDEAESSGRVRAQVRKTSSSTSLSQEAPPREEAPETAQLSPEAVERPDTSSAPAQDQITEYCRDAGDAVSLAIKDIKEAIEEVKTKTVRSPYTPDKITEPVWVMRQDLSPVEESHPQPQPQSACQLSLTSPQYAAPIQDAELPSGAESSGGHLQDQDVDVSPSMPCEETRKNLASFPTYVDVPGPCDPEDLIDGIIFAANYLGSTQLLSERTPTKSARMQQAQEAMSRVRYQQGSESGPPASTEVDLFISTQRIKVLSAYTQDTMMDHPLRTISYIADIGNMVVLMARRKMIRSQSAQENLDSAETQHTNPARDDHRQYRMICHVFESEDAQLIAQSIGQAFSVAYQEFLRANGIDPEDLSQREYSDLLNTQDMYNDDLIHFSKSENCRDVYIEKQKGEILGVVIVESGWGSILPTVIIASLMHGGPAAKSGRLNIGDQIMTVNGTSLVGLPLSTCQSIIKGLKAQSRIKMNIVRCPPVTMVLIRRPDLRYQLGFSVQNGIICSLMRGGIAERGGVRVGHRIIEINGQSVVATPHEKIVHILSNAVGEIHMKTMPAAMYRLLTAQEQPVYI; translated from the exons ATGAGCCATAGGGAGGAGCCAGAGGAGGCGGGTCTCAGAGGTCCTCCCCCTCATCGCAGCAAGCAGGCCAATGGGACGCCTCTAGAAGGCGGTCGACCCAGATGGAGGCCATGCCAGCTTCACAATCCGGATGCAGAAGGCCAAGgccaccaccatcatcaccaccaACACTATCACCATCAAGCCAACCAGCACCCGTCTGGATCGAGCCGGGCTGCACCGCGTCACCGTAGGCGGCACGTTCCCGGGCAAGCACAACGCAGGCGGGCTGAGAGCGGAGATACAGAAGCTAGAGCTGGCCAACAGCCCAAAGCGGGGGCGTCAAGACACCACCGAAGCGGAGAGAGACTCCATCAGCACAGATATAGACAGCAGCacaaagcagaagaagaagaggtgGTCAAAACTCCTCCGAAAAAACAAGCTCCAGAGCCGTTATCTCCTGAAGATTCCTCGCAAGAACTGCTGACTCCTTCTCCTCAGGATGAACCAATCACTGATAGTCTGGATGGAAACAGTCCAGATGTGTCCCATTCATCTGATACACAAGTCGATCGCGATCTAGAGTCTTCAAGGGAACAGCTGGAGGACATAGTTCAAAGTGAAGAATCAACATTGGGCGAAGAGGAACTGACCAAagaagaatattttaaagaaactcCTGAGCAGGACTATGCTCCTCCTAAGACTGCTTCAAAAAGTCGTCCTGAAAGTAAAAGAACCAGTCCGCTAAGAGTAGACGTTCCTCCATTCGTCACATCTCCTCACCATATGATAAACAAACCTTTTTTCCAGTCTCCACGAAGCTTCCCTGAGACTCTTCGAAGCTACAATTCAGATCCGAACTCATACCCTCCTCTTTTTAACGTGGGTTATTCTCACACAAACAAGGATAAAGGGTTTGAGAGTCCCATGTCCCATCAAGAAGATCTCTCAGACTCCAGTCCCGAAGCCTGCTCTGATTCCTACCCGCAGCTGAGCCCTGAAGAGACTCAGAGAGAATCATACCTAACAGATCCTCATCCAGCCCTCGAGGGACCTCAAGTGTTCGAGAGCGTGACCACGGATGAGTGCGACCCTCAGGAAGACATCGGTCTGCTTCGTTCCGTGGGCTCCAGGCTGCACCACTACGACGAACAGTCAGGAGATGAAGCCGAAAGCTCAGGGAGAGTCAGGGCCCAGGTCAGGAAGACGTCAAGCTCGACTAGCCTTTCCCAAGAAGCTCCTCCACGAGAGGAGGCTCCGGAAACTGCTCAGCTTTCACCTGAAGCCGTGGAAAGACCTGACACGTCGTCCGCTCCGGCCCAGGATCAGATAACAGAGTACTGCAGAGACGCAGGGGACGCTGTCTCGCTGGCTATTAAGGATATTAAGGAAGCTATCGAGGAGGTGAAGACCAAGACGGTGCGCTCGCCCTACACGCCTGATAAGATCACAGAGCCCGTGTGGGTGATGAGGCAGGATCTGAGCCCGGTTGAGGAGAGCCATCCTCAGCCACAGCCTCAGTCTGCATGTCAGCTCTCGCTAACTTCTCCACAGTATGCG GCTCCGATTCAAGACGCTGAACTTCCTTCGGGAGCAGAATCCTCTGGAGGTCATCTTCAGGACCAGGATGTAGATGTCAGTCCCAGCATGCCATGTGAAGAG ACTAGGAAGAATTTGGCCTCTTTCCCTACATATGTTGATG TTCCCGGGCCGTGTGACCCCGAGGACCTGATAGACGGCATCATCTTTGCCGCGAACTACCTGGGATCCACGCAGCTGCTGTCGGAGAGGACGCCCACGAAGAGCGCCCGCATGCAGCAGGCCCAGGAGGCCATGAGCCGCGTCCGG TATCAGCAGGGCAGTGAGAGCGGGCCGCCGGCCAGCACAGAAGTGGACCTCTTTATATCGACACAGAGGATCAAAGTGCTCAGCGCTTACACGCAG GACACCATGATGGACCATCCGCTGAGGACCATCTCGTACATCGCTGACATCGGGAACATGGTTGTGCTGATGGCTCGCAGGAAGATGATCCGCTCTCAGAGCGCTCAGGAGAACTTAGACTCGGCGGAGACGCAGCACACGAACCCAGCGCGGGACGACCACCGCCAGTACAGGATGATCTGTCACGTGTTCGAGTCTGAAGAC GCTCAGCTGATTGCTCAGTCCATCGGTCAGGCCTTCAGCGTGGCGTATCAGGAGTTCCTGAGAGCCAATGGCATTGATCCAGAGGACCTGAGCCAGAGAGAGTACAGCGACCTGCTCAACACTCAGGACATGTACAACGACGACCTCATTCACTTCTCCAAGTCTGAAAACTGCAGAGAT gTCTACATCGAAAAGCAGAAGGGCGAGATCCTTGGCGTGGTGATCGTGGAGTCCGGCTGGGGCTCCATCCTCCCCACGGTCATCATCGCCAGCCTGATGCACGGCGGACCCGCGGCCAAGTCCGGAAGACTGAACATCGGCGATCAGATCATGACGGTCAACGGCACCAGTCTGGTCGGCCTGCCGCTCTCCACCTGCCAGAGCATCATTAAA GGGCTCAAGGCTCAATCCAGGATCAAGATGAACATCGTCAGGTGTCCTCCCGTGACCATGGTGCTCATACGCAGACCAGACCTGCGCTACCAGCTGGGTTTCAGCGTGCAGAACGGCATT ATCTGCAGTCTGATGCGAGGAGGCATCGCTGAGCGAGGAGGCGTCCGCGTCGGCCATCGAATCATCGAGATCAACGGTCAGAGCGTAGTGGCCACTCCCCACGAGAAGATCGTCCACATCCTGTCAAACGCTGTGGGAGAG atCCACATGAAGACCATGCCTGCAGCCATGTACCGCCTCCTCACGGCCCAGGAACAACCCGTCTACATCTGA